Proteins co-encoded in one Setaria viridis chromosome 9, Setaria_viridis_v4.0, whole genome shotgun sequence genomic window:
- the LOC117837001 gene encoding ATP-dependent Clp protease proteolytic subunit 4, chloroplastic, which yields MAAGSASATASLSVAAAAAAALRVRRPCARARAWAPSQPTQQGSLLRLKPCASLAPHAPVWRAESDGAGGGAGAGDVMGLLLRERIVFLGNEIEDFLADAVVSQLLLLDAIDPDSDIRLFVNSSGGSLSATMAIYDVMQLVRADVSTIGLGIAGSTASIILGGGTKGKRFAMPNTRIMIHQPVGGASGQALDVEVQAKEILANKRNVIRLVSGFTGRTLEQVEKDIDRDRYMGPLEAVDYGLIDGVIDGDSIIPLEPVPERVKPKYNYEEMYKVPQKFLTPDVPDDEIY from the exons ATGGCGGCCGGGAGTGCCAGCGCCACAGCGTCGCTctccgtcgcggcggcggcggcggctgctctgCGCGTCAGGCGGCCGTGCGCGCGCGCTCGCGCTTGGGCCCCCTCGCAGCCGACGCAACAAGGGTCCCTCCTCAGGCTCAAGCCTTGCGCCTCACTGGCGCCGCATGCTCCCGTGTGGCGGGCGGAGTCGGATGGCGCGGGCGGTGGGGCAGGCGCCGGCGACGTCATGGGTCTCCTCCTCCGGGAGCGCATCGTCTTCCTCGGCAACGAGATCGAGGACTTCCTCGCGGACGCCGTCGTcagccagctcctcctcctcgacgccatCGACCCGGACTCCGACATCCGTCTTTTCGTCAACTCGTCAGGGGGGTCCCTTAG TGCAACAATGGCCATCTATGATGTAATGCAGCTTGTGAGGGCAGATGTCTCCACTATTGGATTGGGCATAGCTGGATCAACAGCTTCTATAATCCTTGGTGGTGGAACAAAGGGCAAGCGATTTGCCATGCCCAACACCAGGATTATGATCCATCAGCCTGTGGGAGGTGCAAGTGGGCAGGCCTTAGATGTAGAGGTCCAAGCCAAGGAGATACTGGCTAACAAGAGGAACGTCATTCGGCTCGTATCAGGCTTCACGGGCCGCACTCTGGAGCAGGTTGAGAAAGACATTGACCGAGACCGTTACATGGGTCCTCTTGAGGCTGTTGATTATGGACTCATCGATGGTGTGATTGATGGAGACAGTATCATCCCACTTGAGCCGGTCCCAGAGAGGGTGAAGCCTAAGTACAACTACGAAGAGATGTACAAGGTTCCGCAGAAGTTTCTTACACCAGATGTCCCGGATGATGAAATATACTAG
- the LOC117836999 gene encoding cyclin-dependent kinase E-1 has product MGDGRAGGANRPAWLQQYELVGKIGEGTYGLVFLARLKPSHPAPGRRGPPIAIKKFKQSKEGDGVSPTAIREIMLLREINHENVVKLVNVHINHADMSLYLAFDYAEHDLYEIIRHHREKLNSPINAYTVKSLLWQLLNGLNYLHSNWIIHRDLKPSNILVMGEGEEHGIIKIADFGLARIYQAPLKALCDNGVVVTIWYRAPELLLGAKHYTSAVDMWAVGCIFAELLTLKPLFQGVEAKNTPNPFQLDQLDKIFKVLGHPTVEKWPTLANLPWWQNDQQHIQGHKYENPGLHNIVHLPQKSPAFDLLSKMLEYDPRKRITAAQALEHEYFRMDPLPGRNALLPSQPGEKIVQYPVRPVDTTTDFEGTTSLQPTQPPSGNAAQGQSVSRSMPRQMQQQPMVGMPRVAAGTNMAAFNAASQAGMAGLNPGNIPMQRGAGGQSHPHQLRRKADQGMMQNPGYPQQKRRF; this is encoded by the exons ATGGGAgacgggcgcgcgggcggcgccaaTCGCCCGGCGTGGCTGCAGCAGTACGAGCTGGTGGGCAAGATCGGCGAGGGGACCTACGGCCTCGTCTTCCTCGCGCGCCTCAAGCCGTCCCACCCGGcgcccggccggcgcgggccCCCCATCGCCATCAAGAAGTTCAAGCAGTCCAAGGAGGGGGACGGAGTATCGCCTACCGCTATCAGGGAGATCATG CTCCTGCGCGAGATTAACCACGAGAATGTCGTCAAGCTCGTCAATGTCCACATTAACCACGCCGACATGTCCCTCTACCTCGCATTCGATTACGCGGAGCATGACCTCTAT GAGATTATAAGGCATCACAGGGAGAAGCTGAACTCGCCCATTAACGCCTACACTGTCAAATCCTTGCTGTGGCAACTGCTCAACGGCCTCAACTATCTTCATAG CAATTGGATTATCCATCGCGATCTCAAGCCTTCTAACATACTG GTCatgggagaaggagaagaacatGGAATTATAAAGATTGCTGATTTTGGGCTTGCTAGGATATATCAAGCTCCGTTGAAAGCATTATGTGACAATGGG GTTGTTGTGACTATCTGGTATCGTGCTCCTGAGCTGTTACTTGGGGCTAAACACTACACAAGTGCTGTTG ACATGTGGGCAGTTGGTTGCATTTTTGCTGAATTGCTCACCCTGAAACCACTGTTCCAAGGTGTCGAAGCCAAAAATACTCCGAACCCATTCCAA CTTGATCAACTGGACAAGATTTTTAAGGTCTTAG GCCACCCTACTGTTGAAAAATGGCCTACCCTTGCCAATCTGCCATGGTGGCAAAACGACCAGCAACATATTCAGGGCCATAAGTA TGAGAACCCAGGTCTCCATAACATTGTTCACTTGCCACAGAAGAGTCCTGCATTTGATCTTCTCTCAAAAATGCTTGA GTATGATCCTCGAAAGCGTATAACGGCTGCACAAGCTCTGGAGCACGA GTACTTTCGGATGGACCCACTACCTGGAAGAAA CGCGCTTTTACCATCCCAGCCAGGAGAGAAAATTGTGCAATATCCTGTTCGTCCAGTCGATACTACAACAGATTTTGAAGGAACAACAAGCCTTCAACCAACTCAGCCG CCTTCAGGGAATGCAGCTCAAGGTCAATCCGTATCGAGATCAATGCCACGACAAATGCAGCAGCAACCTATGGTGGGGATGCCAAGAGTGGCAGCTGGAACAAACATGGCTGCCTTCAATGCTGCGTCGCAGGCTGGCATGGCTGGGCTGAATCCTGGTAACATTCCTATGCAGAGAGGGGCAGGTGGTCAATCTCATCCGCACCAG TTGAGAAGGAAGGCTGACCAAGGGATGATGCAGAACCCTGGGTACCCTCAGCAGAAGAGGCGGTTCTGA